A single genomic interval of Argopecten irradians isolate NY chromosome 8, Ai_NY, whole genome shotgun sequence harbors:
- the LOC138329598 gene encoding ADP-ribosylation factor-like protein 1, with translation MGGLMSYFSGLFGTRERRILILGLDGAGKTTILYKLQVGEVVTTIPTIGFNVETVNHKNLKFQVWDLGGQTSIRPYWRCYYSNTDAIIYVVDSVDKDRIGISKQELASMLAEEELKNAVIVIFANKQDIEGAMSPGDVTKALGLSSLKHTYQVFKTSAIKGTGLEEAMEWLTTQLTQQK, from the exons GAGGACTGATGAGTTATTTTTCTGGTTTGTTTGGGACAAGAGAAAGGAGAATATTGATCTTAGGATTAGACGGAGCTGGTAAAACGacaattttatataaacttCAAGTGGGCGAAGTCGTTACAACTATTCCAA CTATTGGATTTAATGTGGAAACGGTGAATCACAAGAACTTGAAGTTTCAAGTGTGGGATTTAGGAGGTCAAACAAGTATCAG GCCATACTGGCGATGCTACTACTCTAATACAGATGCCATCATCTATGTTGTGGACAGTGTAGACAAGGACAGAATAGGCATCTCTAAACAAGAACTCGCTTCCATGCTGGCG GAAGAGGAATTGAAAAATGCGGTAATTGTGATATTTGCCAATAAACAAGACATTGAGGGTGCCATGTCTCCTGGAGATGTGACTAAAGCTCTGGGTCTGTCTTCTCTCAAACATACCTATCAAGTATTTAAAACATCTGCAATAAAAGGAACAGGCTTAGAGGAAGCTATGGAATG GCTAACAACACAATTAACGCAACAGAAATGA